In Rahnella variigena, one DNA window encodes the following:
- the sctT gene encoding type III secretion system export apparatus subunit SctT encodes MLFVAFYLNFQHSVLTFVIVYARLAIVFYMLPVLGERVLSNLIIKNTIISLTIIGLWPCFETVLSPEQGWLIIIIKECIIGLILAFTLCMPFWVVIGLGEILDNQRGATISDSIDPVNGVQSSILSGFLNFAFGAIFFASGGMRLLMEVMVQSYQMFPRGSSLEGVHWEQAGHLLVVLVQNSILLAAPVMLVMMIAEMLLGVFARYCPQLNPFSLSLTIKSFIAFAVFLFYGFHSLSEKPLHMFSLSGFQQFLT; translated from the coding sequence ATGCTGTTTGTGGCGTTCTATCTTAATTTTCAGCACAGCGTGCTGACTTTTGTCATCGTTTACGCGCGGCTGGCTATCGTCTTTTATATGCTGCCGGTACTGGGCGAACGGGTTCTATCAAATCTTATTATTAAAAACACGATTATCTCGCTGACGATCATCGGTCTTTGGCCCTGCTTTGAAACGGTATTAAGTCCAGAGCAGGGGTGGCTTATTATTATAATTAAAGAATGTATTATCGGGTTAATTTTAGCGTTTACGCTGTGTATGCCTTTCTGGGTAGTCATCGGCCTCGGTGAAATTCTTGATAACCAACGCGGCGCGACAATCAGTGACAGTATCGACCCGGTTAACGGGGTGCAAAGCTCGATATTATCGGGTTTTTTAAACTTTGCCTTCGGTGCTATTTTTTTTGCCAGCGGAGGCATGCGGCTACTTATGGAAGTGATGGTGCAAAGCTATCAAATGTTTCCACGAGGGAGTTCCTTAGAAGGTGTTCACTGGGAACAGGCCGGACATCTGCTGGTGGTATTAGTGCAAAACAGCATTCTCCTTGCTGCGCCGGTGATGTTAGTGATGATGATCGCCGAAATGTTGCTCGGCGTGTTCGCACGTTATTGCCCGCAGCTCAACCCTTTTTCACTGTCTCTAACCATCAAGAGCTTTATCGCCTTCGCAGTTTTCCTTTTCTACGGCTTTCATTCGCTATCTGAGAAACCGCTACACATGTTCTCGCTTTCAGGTTTTCAGCAATTTCTTACCTGA